Proteins encoded in a region of the Streptomyces sp. NBC_01471 genome:
- a CDS encoding aldehyde dehydrogenase family protein, translating into MTSTHAFWLAGRQATGDDTFDVTSPWDGRLVGTVAVPTDAQVEEAVAAAYAVRDEFAATAAHVRAAALDHVSRRLVERTEEIAQLITAENGKPIKWARGEVGRAVSVFRFAAEEARRYNGGEAQRLDTDAGGAGRLALTRRFPRGAVLGVAPFNFPLNLCAHKIAPAIAVGAPIILKPAPATPLSGLILGELLAETELPAGSWSVLPVANDRMPALVQDERLPVISFTGSDKVGFAIMDSVPRKHITLELGGNGAAVVLADYASEKDLDWAATRIATFSNYQAGQSCISVQRVIADASVYDRLVPKIVDAVAQQTTGDPADAATDVGPLVSEDAAKRVESWVDEAVREGAKLLAGGSRDGASYAPTVLADVPADTTVACEEIFGPVLTLTRVDGEAEAFAAVNDSKYGLQAGVFTHDVQTAFRAHSTLEVGGVIVGDVPSYRADQMPYGGAKQSGVGREGVRFAMEDYTYERVMVFTGLAL; encoded by the coding sequence ATGACCTCCACCCACGCCTTCTGGCTCGCCGGCCGCCAGGCCACCGGCGATGACACCTTCGATGTCACCTCCCCCTGGGACGGCAGGCTCGTCGGTACGGTCGCCGTCCCCACCGACGCGCAGGTCGAGGAGGCCGTCGCCGCCGCGTACGCCGTCCGGGACGAGTTCGCCGCGACGGCCGCCCACGTCCGGGCCGCCGCCCTGGACCACGTCTCCCGGCGGCTGGTCGAGCGCACGGAGGAGATCGCCCAGCTGATCACCGCCGAGAACGGCAAGCCCATCAAGTGGGCGCGCGGCGAAGTCGGCCGCGCCGTATCGGTGTTCCGGTTCGCCGCGGAGGAGGCCCGCCGCTACAACGGCGGCGAGGCGCAGCGCCTCGACACCGACGCGGGCGGCGCCGGCCGCCTCGCGCTGACGCGCCGGTTCCCGCGCGGCGCGGTCCTGGGGGTCGCGCCGTTCAACTTCCCGCTGAACCTCTGCGCCCACAAGATCGCCCCCGCCATCGCGGTCGGTGCGCCGATCATCCTGAAGCCCGCCCCGGCGACCCCGCTCTCGGGCCTCATCCTCGGCGAGCTGCTCGCCGAGACCGAGCTGCCCGCGGGCTCCTGGTCGGTCCTGCCGGTCGCCAACGACCGGATGCCCGCCCTCGTCCAGGACGAGCGGCTGCCGGTCATCTCCTTCACCGGCTCCGACAAGGTCGGCTTCGCGATCATGGACTCGGTCCCGCGCAAGCACATCACCCTGGAGCTCGGCGGGAACGGAGCGGCCGTCGTCCTGGCCGACTACGCGTCCGAGAAGGACCTCGACTGGGCCGCCACGCGCATCGCGACCTTCTCGAACTACCAGGCCGGCCAGTCCTGCATCTCGGTGCAGCGTGTGATCGCCGACGCCTCGGTGTACGACCGGCTCGTCCCGAAGATCGTCGACGCAGTGGCCCAGCAGACCACCGGCGACCCCGCCGACGCGGCCACCGACGTCGGCCCGCTGGTCAGCGAGGACGCGGCCAAGCGGGTCGAGTCCTGGGTCGACGAGGCGGTACGGGAGGGCGCCAAGCTGCTCGCGGGAGGTTCCCGGGACGGCGCCAGCTACGCGCCGACCGTGCTCGCCGACGTCCCCGCGGACACCACGGTGGCCTGCGAGGAGATCTTCGGCCCGGTCCTGACGCTCACCAGGGTCGACGGCGAGGCGGAGGCGTTCGCCGCCGTCAACGACTCCAAGTACGGCCTGCAGGCGGGCGTGTTCACGCACGACGTGCAGACGGCGTTCCGCGCCCACAGCACCCTTGAGGTCGGCGGCGTGATCGTCGGTGACGTCCCCTCGTACCGCGCGGACCAGATGCCGTACGGCGGCGCCAAGCAGTCCGGCGTCGGGCGTGAGGGCGTGCGCTTCGCGATGGAGGACTACACCTACGAGCGGGTCATGG
- a CDS encoding PucR family transcriptional regulator, with amino-acid sequence MPPTLASLVHHSTLKLTVRAGEGRLETPVRWAHVSELADPVPYMEGGELLLITAMTLDTEDQEAMRRYVRRLAKAGVVGLGFAVGVHYDDIPPALVAAAEEEGLPLLEVPRRTPFLAISKAVSAAIAADQYRSVTAGFEAQRELTRAALSGDGPGDLVARLASHVNGWAALYDAAGTVVSVAPEWAARRAARLTPDVARLGERPAPASAVVGGSDDRVELQSLGTGRRPHGALAVGTGAPLGTAERYAVHSAIALLTLTTERSRSLRAAEDRLGAAVLRMLLAGEPDHARTVAGDLYNGLLDAPYRLLIAEGTSHALQELAEALESGASRAGEMVLVVPEGERLVVLATDGGAAVTACTAYAQQIEARQAPADALTSAGTADDDRVVIGQSAPAGTIAAASAYRQAEQALSVARRRGRVLVEHEELATGSVVPLLADDAVRAFADGMLRPLHEHDATGRGDLVASLRAWLAHHGQWDAAAADLGVHRHTLRYRMRRVEEILGRSLDDPDVRMELWLALKATSMP; translated from the coding sequence ATGCCGCCCACCCTTGCCTCGCTGGTCCACCACTCCACGCTCAAGCTGACCGTGCGTGCGGGGGAGGGCCGTCTTGAGACGCCGGTGCGCTGGGCCCACGTCAGCGAGCTGGCCGACCCCGTCCCGTACATGGAGGGCGGCGAACTCCTCCTCATCACCGCGATGACGCTGGACACCGAGGACCAGGAGGCGATGCGCCGGTACGTGCGGCGGCTCGCCAAGGCCGGAGTCGTCGGGCTCGGCTTCGCCGTCGGCGTCCACTACGACGACATCCCGCCCGCACTGGTCGCCGCCGCCGAGGAGGAGGGCCTGCCGCTCCTGGAGGTCCCCCGGCGCACCCCGTTCCTGGCCATCAGCAAGGCGGTTTCGGCCGCCATCGCCGCCGACCAGTACCGCTCGGTCACCGCGGGGTTCGAAGCCCAGCGCGAGCTGACCCGGGCCGCGCTGAGCGGCGACGGCCCCGGCGACCTGGTGGCGCGGCTCGCGTCCCATGTCAACGGCTGGGCCGCGCTGTACGACGCGGCCGGCACCGTCGTGTCCGTCGCCCCCGAGTGGGCCGCGCGCCGCGCCGCACGGCTCACCCCGGACGTGGCCCGGCTCGGCGAGCGCCCGGCGCCCGCGAGCGCGGTCGTCGGCGGCTCCGACGACCGCGTCGAGCTCCAGTCCCTCGGCACCGGCCGCCGCCCGCACGGCGCGCTGGCCGTCGGAACGGGCGCCCCGCTGGGCACCGCCGAGCGGTACGCGGTGCACTCGGCCATCGCGCTGCTCACCCTGACCACCGAACGCTCCCGGTCCCTGCGGGCGGCCGAGGACCGGCTGGGCGCGGCCGTACTGAGGATGCTGCTCGCCGGGGAACCGGACCACGCCCGCACGGTCGCCGGGGATCTCTACAACGGCCTGCTCGACGCCCCGTACCGGCTGCTCATCGCCGAGGGCACGTCCCACGCGCTCCAGGAGCTGGCCGAGGCGCTGGAGTCCGGGGCCTCCCGGGCGGGCGAGATGGTGCTCGTCGTCCCCGAGGGTGAGCGCCTCGTCGTGCTCGCCACCGACGGCGGAGCAGCGGTCACGGCCTGCACGGCGTACGCCCAGCAGATCGAGGCCCGCCAGGCCCCCGCGGACGCATTGACCTCCGCGGGAACCGCCGACGACGACCGGGTCGTCATCGGCCAGTCCGCGCCGGCCGGCACCATCGCCGCCGCCTCCGCGTACCGCCAGGCCGAACAGGCGCTCTCGGTCGCGCGCCGGCGCGGCCGGGTCCTGGTCGAACACGAGGAACTGGCCACCGGATCCGTGGTGCCGCTGCTCGCCGACGACGCGGTCCGTGCCTTCGCCGACGGCATGCTCCGTCCGCTGCACGAGCACGACGCGACGGGCCGCGGCGACCTGGTGGCGTCCCTGCGCGCCTGGCTCGCGCACCACGGCCAGTGGGACGCGGCCGCCGCCGACCTGGGGGTGCACCGGCACACACTGCGGTACCGGATGCGGCGGGTGGAGGAGATCCTGGGGCGGTCCCTGGACGATCCGGACGTACGGATGGAGCTGTGGCTGGCGCTGAAGGCCACCAGCATGCCGTGA
- a CDS encoding ATP/GTP-binding protein, giving the protein MDTEGTYDARGTRGAGPVPRPAGPPAVPPPPTYAPATGPVLADWLAAPRHREGPGVWAYGHAERPPESEHLPGRTVFSGAVISLLACVLVWSLWNNGYIPYWRVPLELFTPGDWWSRQRMGEPAPQGAENALEVYRFLIAAVLLYGFGRLGNWRGAFEQAVEGRPPRARATAAAALALLVWIFVWAGTLPGLDMVFMLMPRSWVTGGGDQVVAAAVVYTTYGLITLAVVWPFARLGRWRTLLRPGQLPQQRAPQEQARAGAAARDASVPAPADWPELRAQGLTELADRLSDEVRSGRMNDVDYTRVRRAWRSVQADPARLDSFTEAVRRTGAAACVHPSGARDLPVRAARHDLFVRQVRLGTVDPGERNPYARRGSGLALEPELLGTSLLAVGPPGAGKTRDLVRPVVESLALQALAGQAAVIAVASAGTQLGPDEAYDVVVKPGDPSSAYDFDLYGGATDPDEAAAVLAEAFTGDLPEVDSRRAATALAQLLGPYLAAHGHFPSVPDLRELLDGVPAALATLREALDAGGHFGLQRELDARARQSGAPGDPGPALADRVASLDRPAFAGFFDTSGTSRPFSLRSLEHPVRVRIDLPERGHAEASRVLARLVLAQFTASAAARADRSLFACLVLDDATRTVTADSVRSIQRLRSAHAGAVLTLRSLSDVPDDLHTALLGAVGCRMAFSGVTTWEGRSFAEAWGTEWVETKDVTQRTVFADQPLTRAIHSFRKLVTGKAVTTDAVTVRRVERERWSASDLAHSVPAGHAVLSLRTVRGEHTPPLLVDLRG; this is encoded by the coding sequence ATGGACACCGAAGGCACGTACGACGCACGCGGCACCCGGGGGGCCGGTCCCGTGCCGCGCCCTGCCGGGCCGCCGGCCGTCCCGCCCCCGCCCACCTACGCACCGGCGACGGGGCCGGTGCTCGCCGACTGGCTGGCGGCCCCGCGCCACCGGGAGGGGCCCGGCGTCTGGGCGTACGGCCATGCCGAGCGCCCCCCGGAGTCCGAGCACCTCCCCGGCCGCACCGTGTTCAGCGGGGCGGTCATCTCGCTGCTCGCCTGCGTCCTGGTCTGGTCGCTCTGGAACAACGGCTACATCCCGTACTGGCGCGTCCCGCTGGAGCTCTTCACCCCGGGAGACTGGTGGAGCCGCCAGCGGATGGGCGAACCGGCGCCGCAGGGCGCGGAGAACGCGCTGGAGGTCTACCGGTTCCTGATCGCGGCCGTGCTCCTCTACGGCTTCGGCCGGCTCGGCAACTGGCGCGGGGCCTTCGAGCAAGCCGTCGAGGGCCGCCCGCCGCGCGCCCGTGCGACGGCCGCCGCGGCCCTGGCCCTCCTGGTCTGGATCTTCGTCTGGGCGGGCACCCTGCCGGGGCTCGACATGGTCTTCATGCTGATGCCGAGGTCCTGGGTGACCGGCGGCGGCGACCAGGTCGTGGCGGCCGCCGTGGTGTACACGACGTACGGACTGATCACGCTGGCCGTGGTCTGGCCGTTCGCCCGGCTGGGCCGCTGGCGCACCCTGCTGCGCCCGGGGCAGCTGCCGCAGCAGCGCGCTCCGCAGGAGCAGGCGCGGGCCGGGGCCGCGGCCCGGGACGCCTCGGTCCCGGCCCCCGCCGACTGGCCCGAACTGCGCGCCCAGGGCCTGACCGAACTCGCCGACCGGCTCTCCGACGAGGTCCGTTCCGGGCGGATGAACGACGTGGACTACACCCGGGTCCGGCGCGCCTGGCGCTCCGTCCAGGCGGACCCGGCCCGGCTGGACTCCTTCACCGAAGCGGTGCGCAGGACCGGCGCCGCCGCGTGCGTGCACCCCTCGGGCGCCCGCGACCTGCCGGTGCGCGCGGCCCGGCACGACCTGTTCGTACGCCAGGTCAGGCTCGGCACGGTCGACCCCGGCGAGCGCAATCCGTACGCCAGGCGCGGCAGTGGCCTCGCGCTCGAACCCGAGCTGCTCGGCACCTCGCTGCTGGCCGTCGGCCCGCCCGGTGCGGGCAAGACCCGCGACCTGGTGCGGCCCGTGGTGGAGTCCCTCGCCCTGCAGGCCCTCGCGGGCCAGGCCGCCGTCATCGCCGTGGCGTCGGCCGGCACCCAGCTCGGCCCCGACGAGGCGTACGACGTCGTGGTCAAACCCGGCGACCCCTCGTCCGCGTACGACTTCGACCTCTACGGCGGCGCGACCGACCCCGACGAGGCCGCCGCCGTGCTCGCCGAGGCGTTCACCGGCGACCTCCCCGAGGTCGACAGCCGGCGCGCGGCCACCGCGCTCGCCCAGCTGCTCGGCCCGTACCTGGCGGCCCACGGCCACTTCCCCTCGGTGCCCGATCTGCGGGAACTCCTCGACGGGGTGCCGGCCGCGCTCGCCACCCTGCGCGAGGCGCTCGACGCGGGCGGCCACTTCGGCCTGCAGCGCGAACTCGACGCCCGCGCCCGGCAGTCCGGGGCGCCGGGCGACCCCGGACCGGCCCTCGCCGACCGCGTCGCCTCCCTGGACCGGCCCGCCTTCGCCGGGTTCTTCGACACCTCGGGCACCTCCCGGCCCTTCTCGCTGCGCTCGCTCGAACACCCCGTACGGGTCAGGATCGACCTCCCGGAACGGGGGCACGCGGAGGCCTCCCGGGTCCTCGCCCGGCTCGTCCTCGCCCAGTTCACCGCGAGCGCGGCGGCCCGCGCCGACCGCTCGCTCTTCGCCTGTCTCGTCCTCGACGACGCCACCCGCACCGTCACGGCGGACTCGGTCCGCTCCATCCAGCGGCTGCGCTCCGCCCACGCCGGAGCCGTCCTCACCCTGCGCAGCCTGAGTGACGTACCGGACGACCTGCACACCGCGCTGCTCGGCGCGGTCGGCTGCCGGATGGCGTTCTCCGGGGTGACCACCTGGGAGGGCAGGTCCTTCGCCGAGGCCTGGGGCACCGAATGGGTGGAGACCAAGGACGTCACCCAGCGCACGGTCTTCGCCGACCAGCCGCTCACCCGGGCGATCCACTCCTTCCGGAAACTCGTCACGGGAAAGGCGGTGACGACGGACGCCGTGACCGTACGCAGGGTCGAACGCGAGCGCTGGTCGGCCTCCGACCTGGCCCATTCGGTGCCCGCGGGCCATGCGGTGCTCTCGCTGAGGACGGTGCGCGGCGAGCACACGCCGCCCCTTCTGGTGGACCTGCGCGGCTGA
- the gabT gene encoding 4-aminobutyrate--2-oxoglutarate transaminase: MTAVPQERRVVTAIPGPKSQELQARRNATVAAGVGSVLPVFTTRAGGGIIEDVDGNRLIDFGSGIAVTSVGASAEAVVRRASAQLAEFTHSCFMVTPYEGYVEVCEQLAELTPGDHPKKSALFNSGAEAVENAVKIARAYTKRQAVVVFDHGYHGRTNLTMALTSKNMPYKNGFGPFAPEVYRVPVAYGYRWPSGPENAGAEASAQAIDMINKQIGADNVAAIIIEPVLGEGGFIEPAKGFLPAVARFAKDNGIVFVADEIQSGFCRTGQWFACEDEGIVPDLITTAKGIAGGLPLSAVTGRAEIMDAAHSGGLGGTYGGNPVACAGALGSIETMKELDLNAKARRIEEIMKARLTAIQEKYDIVGDIRGRGAMIAVELVKSGSKDPNPEATAALAKACHSVGLLVLTCGTYGNVLRFLPPLVIGEDLLNEGLDLLEDAFAGV; the protein is encoded by the coding sequence ATGACCGCTGTTCCGCAGGAGCGCCGCGTCGTCACCGCCATCCCCGGCCCCAAGTCGCAGGAGCTCCAGGCCCGTCGCAATGCGACGGTCGCCGCCGGTGTCGGCTCCGTGCTGCCGGTCTTCACGACCCGTGCGGGCGGCGGCATCATCGAGGACGTCGACGGCAACCGCCTCATCGACTTCGGCTCCGGCATCGCCGTGACGTCCGTGGGTGCGTCCGCCGAGGCCGTCGTACGCCGGGCGTCCGCGCAGCTCGCCGAGTTCACCCACAGCTGTTTCATGGTGACCCCCTACGAGGGGTACGTCGAGGTCTGTGAGCAGCTCGCCGAGCTGACCCCGGGCGACCACCCCAAGAAGTCGGCGCTCTTCAACTCCGGCGCCGAGGCCGTCGAGAACGCCGTGAAGATCGCCCGTGCGTACACCAAGCGCCAGGCCGTCGTGGTCTTCGACCACGGCTACCACGGCCGCACCAACCTCACGATGGCGCTGACGTCGAAGAACATGCCGTACAAGAACGGCTTCGGTCCGTTCGCGCCCGAGGTCTACCGGGTGCCCGTGGCGTACGGCTACCGCTGGCCGAGCGGCCCGGAGAACGCGGGTGCCGAGGCGTCCGCCCAGGCCATCGACATGATCAACAAGCAGATCGGCGCGGACAACGTCGCCGCGATCATCATCGAGCCGGTGCTCGGCGAGGGCGGCTTCATCGAGCCCGCCAAGGGCTTCCTGCCCGCCGTCGCGCGGTTCGCCAAGGACAACGGCATCGTCTTCGTGGCCGACGAGATCCAGTCCGGCTTCTGCCGCACCGGCCAGTGGTTCGCGTGTGAGGACGAGGGCATCGTCCCCGACCTGATCACGACCGCCAAGGGCATCGCGGGCGGGCTGCCGCTCTCCGCGGTGACCGGCCGCGCCGAGATCATGGACGCCGCGCACTCCGGCGGCCTCGGCGGCACGTACGGCGGCAACCCGGTGGCCTGTGCCGGCGCCCTCGGCTCGATCGAGACGATGAAGGAGCTGGACCTCAACGCGAAGGCCCGGCGCATCGAGGAGATCATGAAGGCGCGGCTGACGGCCATCCAGGAGAAGTACGACATCGTCGGCGACATCCGGGGCCGCGGCGCGATGATCGCGGTCGAGCTGGTCAAGTCGGGCAGCAAGGACCCCAACCCGGAGGCGACCGCAGCTCTGGCCAAGGCCTGTCACTCGGTGGGACTGCTCGTTCTGACCTGTGGCACCTACGGCAACGTGCTGCGCTTCCTGCCCCCGCTGGTCATCGGCGAGGACCTGCTCAACGAGGGTCTTGACCTGCTGGAGGATGCCTTCGCGGGCGTGTGA
- a CDS encoding phosphatase PAP2 family protein, with protein MLLSALGCVLLFALITWQVMAHGPLLRMDVRIDHHIVGTGPGWLSGALSDLGNTEVALPVLVVVMAYALWRGSRRDVLAAALAMAVVPALVVPLKLWTARPGPLDPSTGYFPSGHSATAMVAYGGAALLLMPYTRRNWPVPVAVILTVATGTGLLLHGYHWPLDVLASWLLCTALLLVTASCMRRSSSRTPDC; from the coding sequence GTGCTGCTCTCCGCGCTCGGCTGTGTTCTCCTCTTCGCCCTGATCACCTGGCAGGTCATGGCCCACGGGCCGCTGCTGCGGATGGATGTGCGCATCGACCACCACATCGTGGGCACCGGCCCCGGGTGGCTCAGCGGCGCCCTCTCCGACCTGGGCAACACCGAGGTCGCCCTGCCGGTCCTGGTGGTGGTGATGGCGTACGCCCTGTGGCGCGGCAGCCGCAGGGACGTCCTGGCCGCCGCCCTGGCGATGGCCGTGGTCCCCGCACTGGTGGTGCCACTGAAGCTCTGGACGGCGCGGCCGGGGCCGCTCGACCCGTCCACCGGCTACTTCCCCTCGGGCCACTCCGCGACCGCGATGGTGGCCTACGGCGGGGCCGCGCTGCTCCTCATGCCGTACACCCGGCGGAACTGGCCGGTGCCCGTCGCCGTAATCCTGACGGTGGCGACGGGCACCGGTCTTCTCCTGCACGGCTACCACTGGCCGCTCGACGTGCTGGCCAGCTGGCTGCTCTGCACGGCCCTGCTGCTGGTCACTGCCAGCTGTATGCGTCGAAGTTCTTCGCGAACTCCTGATTGCTGA